One genomic window of Sebastes umbrosus isolate fSebUmb1 chromosome 15, fSebUmb1.pri, whole genome shotgun sequence includes the following:
- the LOC119503506 gene encoding LOW QUALITY PROTEIN: THAP domain-containing protein 1 B-like (The sequence of the model RefSeq protein was modified relative to this genomic sequence to represent the inferred CDS: inserted 1 base in 1 codon; deleted 1 base in 1 codon): MPDSCCAIGCTNRRGDKPGLCFHRIPSQKDNLERRRLWISVIRRDSVPGEGKQWQPSQYTCICFQHFIKGAKCDDPLSPDWVPSVFTHTPATKKKNKERNMERYEHHSRMKNKRVEEKKRQDAVDVLLGLSSVPDVEPAPPAEDEQQCDNRPCKEKTERLQRECNKLXEETERLKDTIKGTTGGPGPVLGSERYGQEVGIRGAEGAGRSVMVEQVCEVGGGLVMEGFESEEKKFELDALWDREASGAPRFDHAFMLQVDASQVGAGAVLLQGDDQGDDQGVVKPFLV; this comes from the exons ATGCCGGACAGTTGTTGTGCGATTGGATGCACTAACCGACGGGGAGACAAACCTGGGCTGTGCTTTCACCGTATCCCTTCACAAAAAGACAACTTAGAAAGGAGGAGATTGTGGATTTCTGTCATCAGACGTGACTCTGTCCCTGGGGAGGGAAAACAGTGGCAGCCATCGCAGTACACATGTATTTGCTTTCAACATTTCATTAAAG GTGCCAAATGTGATGACCCGCTGTCCCCCGACTGGGTTCCATCcgttttt acacacacaccagccaccaagaagaagaacaaagagagaaacatGGAAAGGTATGAGCACCACAGTAGAATGAAGAACAAAAGggtggaggagaaaaagaggcaAGATGCAGTGGATGTCCTCCTAGGGTTGTCATCAGTGCCAGACGTTGAGCCTGCTCCACCTGCTGAGGATGAACAACAGTGTGACAACAGACCATGTAAGGAAAAGACTGAAAGATTACAAAGGGAATGTAATAAAC AGGAGGAAACCGAAAGGCTGAAGGacacaattaaagggact ACTG GAGGCCCAGGTCCGGTGCTTGGCTCTGAGCGGTATGGACAGGAGGTTGGcatcagaggagcagagggagcGGGAAGGAGTGTGATGGTGGAGCAGGTCTGTGAGGTAGGAGGGGGCCTGGTTATGGAGGGCTTTGAGAGTGAGGAGAAGAAGTTTGAACTGGATGCGTTGTGGGACAGGGAAGCCAGTGGAG CGCCGCGGTTCGATCATGCCTTCATGCTCCAGGTGGATGCCAGCCAGGTGGGAGCAGGTGCCGTCTTGCTCCAGGGGGACGATCAGGGGGACGATCAGGGGGTGGTGAAACCA TTCTTGGTGTGA